The following are encoded in a window of Passer domesticus isolate bPasDom1 chromosome 30, bPasDom1.hap1, whole genome shotgun sequence genomic DNA:
- the LOC135287539 gene encoding serine/threonine-protein kinase pim-1-like: MPGAGAASPAFGSAWPEPGPSPDAGSSSGPDPDPGPGPGPGSSRGPRRTQAAQPLPPPPLRLPRPELRRSAAQPPGRVGMPGKAQEALQERYRLGSLLGRGGFGSVCSATRLSDGAPVAIKRVPRDRIRHWSELPDGTSAPLEIVLLAKVSCGCAGVIQLLEWLELPDSFLLVMERPERCQELSDFLVERRFLPEEEARGLFRQVLEAVRHCTSCGVLHRDIKPENIVLDLASGQLKLIDFGCGAFLQDTAYTQFAGTLAYSPPEWTQHQSYHGEAATIWSLGLLLYQLVVGKHPFRRGQEIIWGRILFPARLSQECQDVIKRCLSMQPSDRPSLEELFCHPWVQGAPRP, encoded by the exons atgcctggggctggggcggcatcgccggcttttggctccgcctggcccgagcccggTCCCAGCCCCGACGCAGGGTCCAGTTccggccccgaccccgaccccggccccggccccggccccggctcctcccggggcccgcggaggacacaggcggcgcagccgctcccgccgcctccgctgcggcttccccggcccgagctccgccgctcggcagcgcagcCGCCGGGGCGGGTGGGGAtgcccg ggaaggcgcaggaggccctgcaggagcggtaccgcctgggttccctgctggggcgcggcggattcggcagcgtgTGCTCGgcgacgcggctctcggacggcgccccg gtggccatcaaacgCGTGCCGCGGGATCGCATCCGgcactggagcgagctg cccgacggcaccagcgcgcccctggagatcgtgctgctggccaaggtgtcctgtgggtgtgctggtgtcattcagctgctggagtggcttgagctccccgacAGCTTCTTGCTGGTGATGGAGCGTCCAGAGCGGTGCCAGGAGCTGTCGGATTTCCTGGTGGAGCGGAGGTTCCtgccggaggaggaggcgcgggggctgttccgccaggtgctggaggccgtgcggcactgcaccagctgcggggtcctgcacagggacatcaagCCTGAGAACATCGTGCTCGACCTGGCCAGCGGGCAGCTGAaactgattgactttggctgtggcgccttcctccaagacacagcctacacccagtttgcag GAACCCTGGCCTACAGCCCTCCAGAGTGGACCCAGCACCAAAGCTACCATGGCGAGGCAGCGACGATCTGGTCCCTGGGCCTCCTGCTGTACCAGCTGGTCGTGGGGAAGCACCCGTTCAGGAGGGGCCAGGAGATCATCTGGGGGCGCATCTTGTTCCCAGCACGGCTCTCTCAag agtgccaagatGTCATTAAGCGGTGTTTGTCCATGCAGCCCTCGGACAGGCCATCATTAGAAGAGCTTTTCTGCCATCCTTGGGTGCAGGGTGCTCCTCGGCCCTAG
- the LOC135287538 gene encoding olfactory receptor 14J1-like, whose amino-acid sequence MSNSSSISHFLLLALADTRQLQLLHFCLLLGISLAALLGNGLIISAVACGHHLHTPMFFFLLNLALSNLGSICTTVPKAMHNSLWDTRNISYTGCAAQLFFFLFFISAELCLLTIMCYDRYVSICKPLHYGTLLGSGACAHMAAAAWASAFLYSLLHTANTFSLPLCHGNALGQFFCEIPQILKLSCFKSYLRELGVIAFSSSLALGCFVFIVFSYVQIFRAVLRIPSEQGRHKAFSTCLPHLVVVSLFLSTGIFSHLKPPSISCPSLDLALSVLYSVVPPVLNPLIYSLRNQELKSALRKVMTLSFQRQ is encoded by the coding sequence atgtccaacagcagctccatcagccacttcctcctgctggcattggcagacacgcggcagctgcagctcctgcacttctgcctcttgctgggcatctccctggctgccctcctgggcaacggcctcatcatcagcgccgtagcctgcggccaccacctgcacacgcccatgttcttcttcctgctcaacctggccctcagcaaCCTGGgttccatctgcaccactgtccccaaagccatgcacaattccctctgggacaccaggaacatctcctacacaggatgtgctgctcagctctttttctttctctttttcatttcagcagagctttgtctcctgaccatcatgtgctacgaccgctacgtgtccatctgcaaacccctgcactacgggaccctcctgggcagcggagcttgtgcccacatggcagcagctgcctgggccagtgcctttctctattcactgctgcacacagccaatacattttccctgcccctgtgccatggcaatgccctgggccagttcttctgtgaaatcccacagataCTCAAGCTCTCCTGTTTCAAATCctacctcagggaacttggAGTAATTGCATTTTCCAGCTCTTTAGCacttggttgttttgtgttcattgttttctcctatgtgcagatcttcagggctgtgctgaggatcccctctgagcagggacggcacaaagccttttccacctgcctccctcacctggttgtggtctccctgttcctcagcactggtaTATTTTCccacctgaagcccccctccatctcctgcccatccctggatctggccctgtcagttctgtactcagtggtgcctccagtcctaaaccccctcatctacagcctgaggaaccaggagctcaagagTGCCCTGAGGAAAGTAATGACTCTATCTTTTCAGAGACAATAa